In the genome of Balneola sp., one region contains:
- a CDS encoding iron-sulfur cluster assembly accessory protein, which translates to MGEITISERAYKRIEEIRSEQGVSTDALLKVGVVSGGCSGLTYDLDFSSEITPTDQDQVFDVNGLKVLVDMRSFLYLAGTELDYTDGFEGQGFHFNNPNANRTCSCGESFSV; encoded by the coding sequence ATGGGAGAGATCACCATCAGCGAACGTGCTTATAAGCGAATTGAAGAAATTCGCAGCGAGCAGGGTGTATCTACTGATGCGCTTCTGAAAGTTGGCGTAGTTAGCGGTGGTTGTTCAGGTCTTACTTACGATCTCGACTTTTCTAGTGAGATTACTCCTACTGACCAGGATCAGGTTTTTGATGTTAATGGGTTGAAAGTACTGGTTGATATGAGAAGCTTCCTTTATCTCGCTGGAACTGAGCTGGATTATACAGACGGTTTTGAAGGGCAGGGTTTTCACTTCAATAACCCTAATGCTAACCGCACCTGTT
- the sufD gene encoding Fe-S cluster assembly protein SufD: protein MSEVIQKSTLLDYISGEIEPKGTSISIRAINERGRATLNEVAFPTRKDEDWRFIDLKSITKNSFVSVDQAGTHEVGDISEYYLPEAMNSRLVFVNGEYNESLSSIDDLPHGVVVGNLADNADHDSVKSYLGTITNYEDDVFAPFNDAAFNDGAFIHVAEETVVEAPIHILNIFTDAEKPFYATPRLLYVGEMFSKATIIEEHIGLADNVYLNVPVTEFKMFTTSNVHHARIQRDSKQASHVSRPIAALDKHAEYHSYTICLGAKLFRNEPRVIQNAEEVDFTVDGLVLIDGEQIADTHSIMDHRYAHGNSHQLHKVVVNDTAHSIFNGKIFVAKDAQKIDSFQENRNLLISDTGKVHTKPQLEIFADDVRCSHGATIGQLQDEEVFYLQSRGLTEQKSRELLVYAFALESVESMEVESVEKMLLDEVIKYTNRDGK, encoded by the coding sequence ATGAGTGAAGTAATTCAAAAAAGTACCCTGTTAGATTATATTAGTGGAGAAATAGAGCCCAAAGGGACTTCTATCTCTATTAGAGCGATCAATGAGCGTGGTAGAGCTACGCTTAATGAAGTTGCATTTCCTACACGTAAAGATGAAGATTGGAGATTTATTGATCTGAAATCCATTACAAAGAACTCTTTTGTTTCTGTTGATCAAGCTGGTACTCATGAAGTGGGAGACATTTCTGAATACTACCTGCCTGAAGCAATGAATTCGAGATTGGTATTTGTAAATGGAGAGTATAATGAGTCTCTCTCTTCAATAGATGACCTTCCTCATGGTGTAGTAGTAGGAAACCTTGCTGATAACGCAGATCATGATTCCGTTAAATCTTATTTGGGAACGATCACCAATTATGAGGATGATGTATTTGCTCCATTTAATGATGCTGCCTTCAATGATGGAGCATTCATTCATGTAGCAGAAGAGACCGTTGTTGAAGCGCCTATTCACATTTTGAACATCTTTACTGATGCTGAGAAACCATTCTACGCTACTCCTAGATTACTTTATGTAGGAGAGATGTTCTCAAAAGCAACCATTATTGAGGAGCATATTGGTTTAGCAGACAATGTATATCTGAATGTTCCAGTTACTGAATTCAAGATGTTTACTACATCTAATGTTCATCATGCCCGAATTCAGCGCGATTCTAAGCAAGCTTCTCATGTATCCCGACCAATAGCAGCTCTGGATAAGCATGCTGAATATCATTCATATACTATTTGTCTTGGTGCCAAGCTATTTAGAAATGAGCCAAGGGTAATTCAAAACGCAGAAGAAGTAGACTTTACTGTTGATGGACTCGTTTTGATTGATGGGGAGCAAATCGCTGATACCCACTCAATCATGGATCACCGCTATGCTCATGGTAATAGCCATCAATTACATAAAGTAGTAGTTAATGATACTGCTCATTCGATTTTCAACGGGAAGATTTTTGTAGCAAAGGATGCTCAAAAAATTGATTCTTTTCAGGAAAACCGAAATTTATTGATCTCTGATACAGGCAAAGTACATACTAAACCTCAACTTGAGATTTTTGCTGATGATGTGCGTTGTTCTCATGGAGCAACTATAGGTCAGCTGCAAGACGAGGAAGTGTTTTATCTACAGAGTAGAGGACTTACAGAGCAGAAGTCCAGAGAATTACTCGTGTATGCTTTTGCTTTAGAAAGTGTAGAGAGTATGGAAGTGGAGTCTGTGGAAAAGATGCTTCTTGATGAAGTAATTAAATACACGAATAGAGACGGAAAGTAA
- a CDS encoding cysteine desulfurase, with protein sequence MSQSKTDISSAINWEKVRDQFPVLNQSVNGKPLVYLDNGASSQMPKRVIDRLNAYHSKEHANVHRGIHSLSQHATDEYESTREKVRNLINARHLEEIIYTTGTTDSINLVANSYGRTHFKEGDEIIVSEMEHHANIVPWQIVAEQTGAILKVIPMSDQGVLDMNTFYSLLSDKTCFVSVIHVSNALGTVNPVKEIIEAAHERNIPVLLDGAQAVPHSTVDVQELNADFYAFSAHKMCGPTGFGILYGKKELLEAMPPYRGGGDMIDRVTFEKTTWNDLPHKFEAGTPPIAAGIGLGTAIDFLSEIGMEAISEREAELVEYATQRLTDIDGLTIVGTSDKKTSVISFLLDGIHPTDAGTILDKEGIAVRTGHHCAQPVMDHFKIPGTLRASISFYNNEEDIDRLVEGIEYTKEFFS encoded by the coding sequence ATGAGCCAATCAAAAACAGACATATCATCTGCTATCAACTGGGAAAAGGTTCGTGATCAATTTCCTGTGTTAAACCAGTCTGTAAATGGGAAACCATTGGTCTACCTCGATAATGGTGCCAGTAGTCAAATGCCTAAACGGGTTATTGACCGATTAAATGCCTATCACAGTAAAGAACATGCAAATGTTCATCGGGGTATCCATTCATTAAGTCAGCATGCTACTGATGAGTATGAGTCGACCAGGGAAAAAGTACGTAATCTTATCAACGCCAGACATTTAGAGGAGATAATTTATACTACTGGTACTACTGATTCTATTAATCTGGTAGCAAACAGCTATGGCAGAACTCATTTCAAAGAAGGGGATGAGATCATTGTTTCTGAGATGGAGCACCATGCCAATATTGTGCCCTGGCAAATAGTTGCAGAACAAACGGGAGCAATACTGAAAGTTATCCCAATGAGTGATCAAGGTGTTCTTGATATGAATACTTTTTATAGTTTGTTGTCTGATAAGACCTGTTTTGTTTCAGTAATACATGTTTCTAATGCTCTGGGAACAGTAAATCCCGTTAAGGAAATTATTGAAGCTGCGCACGAAAGAAATATTCCAGTACTTCTTGACGGTGCTCAGGCTGTTCCACATTCTACCGTAGATGTGCAAGAACTAAATGCAGACTTTTATGCTTTTTCTGCTCACAAGATGTGTGGGCCTACAGGTTTTGGCATCCTATATGGAAAAAAAGAGCTACTTGAAGCTATGCCTCCATATAGAGGCGGTGGAGATATGATTGACCGGGTTACGTTTGAGAAAACTACCTGGAATGATCTTCCCCATAAGTTTGAAGCAGGTACTCCGCCAATTGCAGCAGGAATTGGGCTTGGAACTGCTATCGATTTTCTATCCGAAATAGGAATGGAGGCTATTTCTGAACGTGAAGCAGAGCTGGTTGAATATGCAACCCAAAGATTGACCGATATTGACGGATTAACTATCGTAGGTACCTCTGACAAAAAAACTTCCGTAATTTCTTTTCTGTTAGATGGAATACATCCTACCGATGCTGGCACAATTCTTGATAAAGAAGGAATAGCAGTAAGAACAGGGCACCATTGTGCACAGCCTGTAATGGACCATTTTAAAATTCCCGGTACGCTTAGGGCATCTATTTCTTTTTACAATAATGAAGAAGATATTGATCGCCTGGTGGAAGGAATTGAATACACCAAAGAATTTTTTAGTTAA
- a CDS encoding NifU family protein, translated as MAKIKEIERTPNPDAMRFVLDEPLTNGVTRSFENSIEAEGDELASALFAIDNVINVYYVDKYITVTQDGNAVWSELLRKLAPPIREAQPKLDFEDDSEVHVSKEAMESDDPRLQEINRMLDDQVRPYLLADGGGLKVLGLENNRLKVHYQGACGTCPTASTGTLYAIESMVKRIDPEIQVISV; from the coding sequence ATGGCAAAAATTAAAGAAATAGAACGCACACCGAATCCAGATGCAATGCGGTTTGTTTTGGATGAGCCACTTACAAATGGAGTAACCCGTTCATTTGAAAACAGTATTGAAGCAGAAGGAGATGAGTTGGCTTCAGCTCTATTTGCTATCGATAATGTGATAAACGTGTATTATGTGGACAAATACATTACCGTTACTCAAGATGGTAACGCTGTTTGGTCTGAGCTCCTCAGAAAATTAGCACCTCCAATTCGTGAAGCTCAGCCAAAATTAGATTTCGAAGATGATTCAGAAGTACATGTAAGTAAAGAAGCTATGGAATCTGATGATCCTCGTTTGCAGGAAATTAACCGTATGCTTGATGATCAGGTACGACCATATCTTCTGGCAGATGGTGGTGGACTAAAGGTACTTGGACTTGAGAATAATCGCCTGAAAGTACACTACCAGGGTGCTTGTGGTACCTGTCCAACTGCTAGTACTGGAACGCTCTATGCTATTGAAAGCATGGTTAAAAGAATTGATCCTGAAATTCAGGTAATCTCTGTTTAA
- the sufC gene encoding Fe-S cluster assembly ATPase SufC yields MLEIKNLHAKVEGEEIEILKGVNLNVKAGEIHAIMGPNGSGKSTLSKVVSGHPEYEVTDGEILFEGEDITEMDADERAHLGLFLAFQYPVEVPGITNKTLLREAYNTIARANEREELDPLEFEDYIESKLDIIEMKDEFLSRSINTGFSGGEKKKNEIFQMAVLDPKLSFLDETDSGLDIDALKIVSDGVNKIASDEKAIVMITHYQRLLNYIKPDHVHVMMDGKIVKSGGFELAEELEANGYDGLQKEFAVNGEAQ; encoded by the coding sequence GTGCTAGAAATAAAAAACTTACATGCCAAAGTAGAGGGCGAAGAAATTGAAATCCTGAAGGGTGTGAACCTCAATGTGAAAGCAGGAGAGATTCACGCTATAATGGGACCTAACGGAAGTGGTAAAAGCACCCTTTCTAAAGTAGTATCCGGTCATCCTGAATACGAAGTAACTGATGGTGAAATCCTTTTTGAAGGTGAGGATATCACTGAGATGGACGCTGATGAAAGAGCACATCTTGGTTTGTTTCTGGCTTTCCAGTATCCGGTAGAGGTGCCAGGTATCACCAATAAAACATTACTCCGTGAGGCTTATAACACCATAGCCAGGGCTAATGAACGAGAAGAATTAGATCCTCTAGAATTCGAAGATTACATCGAAAGCAAACTTGATATCATTGAAATGAAAGACGAGTTCCTAAGTCGTTCAATCAATACTGGTTTTTCTGGAGGTGAGAAGAAGAAAAATGAAATCTTCCAGATGGCGGTATTAGATCCCAAATTATCTTTCCTGGATGAAACAGATTCAGGGTTGGATATCGATGCACTTAAAATTGTATCGGATGGTGTAAACAAGATTGCAAGCGATGAAAAAGCGATTGTAATGATCACACACTATCAAAGATTGCTTAATTATATCAAACCTGATCATGTACATGTAATGATGGATGGTAAGATTGTGAAGTCTGGCGGCTTTGAGTTGGCAGAAGAACTTGAGGCTAACGGATACGATGGCCTTCAAAAGGAATTTGCTGTAAATGGTGAGGCTCAGTAA